From the genome of Fulvia fulva chromosome 12, complete sequence:
CAAGCGGGTGGCGTCAACAGATCGTGACATCTCGCCGCCTCCATCAAAGAGGAAGCTGCCAGCGACCACAACCAACAGCGCTGTCGCGAACTTCTTCAAGCCCGCATCGGAGAAGACACCCGAGAAGATCACCTTTCACGTTCTCCACGATACCTTGCTCGTCGGACGTTACGAGAATGCAAGCACCACACCTCGACCCAAACCGGTGAAGGTCGCGGCCTTCGATTTTGACGACACATTGATCAAGACCAAATCGGGAAATGTTTTCGCTAAAGGTGCAGATGACTGGCAGTGGTGGCACTCGAGCATACCTGCCAAGCTGAAGCAGCTCAATGCGGACGGATATGCTGTGGTTGTGGTGAGCAACCAAAGTGGCATCAGCTTGAAGTCCGATAAGttgagcgagaagaagagtCTTAGCAATTTCAAAGGCAAGGTCAGAGCAGTATTCAACATTCTGCAGCTACCAATCACAGTCTATGCAGCGACCGAAAAGGACCTCTTCCGAAAGCCCAGGAGTGGCATGTGGGAACAAATGCTGAAGGACTACGGCCTCAACGACCCAGCAGACATCGAGCGTGACAGCTGTATCTTCGTTGGAGACGCAGCAGGTCGTGAAGGTGACAAAGCTGCAAAAGTGCGCAAGGATCACTCGTGTTCGGATCGTGACTTGGCCGCCAACGTTGGCATACCTTTCCAGACTCCGGAAGAGTACTGGCTAGGCGAAGACCCAAAGCCCTATGTCCGATCATTCGACCCGAAACCATACGTTGAAGCAAAGTTGGACACCCACACAGACGTCGACCCGATCGTCTTCACCAAGAAGCATGACGTGGAGCTCGTAATATTCTGTGGCAGTCCCGGTGCTGGCAAATCGAGCTTTTTCTGGCGACATATGGAACCATTAGGCTACAAGCGTGTGAACCAGGATATCCTCAAGACTAGAGAAAAGTGCATGAAGGTTGCCACACAGTTGATCGAGGACAAAAAAGCGGTGGCGGTGGACAACACCAACGCAGATGTTGAAACGCGGTCAGCGTGGGTGGGACTGGCGGCGAAGCTCAAAGTGCCGATTCGACTGGTACACTTCACGGCCAATGTCAAGCTATGTGAGCACAATGACACGGTGCGAGCATTGTCTGATGGATTGGTAGGTGTGGTGGACAAAGACCGATTCTCTTCATGCTGACATGCCTATAGATGAATCCCGAAAAGAGGGTCATGCTGCCGAGAATGGCGTTCACCGGATTCGCGTCCAGATATCGTGAACCGAAACTTGAGGAAGGCTTTCAGGACATTACGAAAGTTGACTTCGTTTTTAGAGGTACAGATGAGGAGAAGGCGCTGTGGTCGAAGTACTGGATCAATTGAGAAGACGACACTGCATTTGAAGTGTCATTCTTGGTGCTTGCGCAGAGTAACTACCACGCCAATACTGTCAGCGGGCTTTGGTGCTCCGATCATCGACATGCTGTGAAGCCAAAGCACAACATCACTCCACTGCCTGAACTTGTCCTTGATGCGATGACATATCAAGCACGTCGTTCCTGGAAGTGCCTGCAGTTTCCATCAGTCTCTTGCCAGATTTCGTGGACCGGAAATCACATGTCAATTTGCTGTTGACTGCATCATCACCGCCGAATGTCGCATCACGTGCGTGTCATGGTACCTCCCGACACAATGATCCGGAGTCTGGACACGGACAACTATCGGCAAGTCGGTCACAGCACCGGATTTGACCAGTCGGAACCAGATTCGATGGAGCCTATCCCTGTCACAGACTGGGATGACAGGTGCTGCGTTTGCACCCCGACATGACGAATCGAGGCAGTTGAAACTGTGGTCGTGGAGCACGCAGAATTACACTGCTTCTTCAGGTAGGTCGCAGTGAAAGGTGTTGTATACTTCGAGGCACAAGCATGACTATATATCAATACTGTACCTCTACCATGTGATTACTCCGGCAAGACAAGAGGGAGGAAAAAGTAGGTTAAGCAGCGGCAGATTTGATCATTTGCCAGAATCCAGTGCTGACCGGACGAGCTGGGAACCGCCTTGTTTGCAAAAAGTCGAACCGGCGAATGACGGACGACCTCGCTGTGCGCTAGAAGTCGACGGCGGCGGCTGCGTACAGAGAAGCTGCTGGACGTGCATGTTTTCTCCTTGTGCTGCTGCAGCCCTGCCGCGGTTCAATCATTGGACTTGTGTTAGTGACGTTTGTTGTTCTGCAAGAGCGGCGCGGGCGAACGGTTCCGGCGTTGAGGTGCATGCAGCGCGTTGAACGCCTCTTCATCAATTGTCAGGTACGGATGCATGCGGTCAATGGGAAGGCAGGGCGAGTTGATCCATCCGTTCGGCGGAATCGCGAGAACGGTACATGAAATCCTCAGGAACCACGGCTTTCGAGTCATGAGAGACATGATGAAACACAACAACAACTTCGGACGGCAGTCGAAAGAATAACGTTAGTGAGCGAGCTGACGACGACTGCAAAGCAGAGCGGAGTGCGCCGTTGCAAATTGTTTACCTGCTGTGGATGCACTGGAAGTCTGCGGTCTTCTGGCCACGAGCCGGGGACCAGCGTTGAACTCTGCGCGCCCCGCTTCCAACTCTCACAGTGAGAAATCCTTTCGGACTCCAGTCCACGAGAGGACGGGAGCAGAATCCCTTGCTTCCAGTTCTTCCAAGCGTCCCACAGGAATCGACGGCGAGTTTGGGGCTGCTGCTTCTTTGCCTCTCTTATTCCCATCTTTGTGAAAAGTCGATGCGAAGGTTTATTGGTTCTGGTTGTGCAATCTTGTTGGTCACACGAGCATGACCGAACAACACAATTGTTCATCGCACACACCACACAGTCTACGGCAGATGCACTTTGTTCTAACCGGAGCGATTTGTGGCTTGTCGCAAGCAGAGTAGCAGAGCCGTGGCtggcagcagcagcagcagcatgTCATTCCTTGCTCTCAGCGGCAGGCGCATGCATCCACGGGTGCTGGCAGTTGC
Proteins encoded in this window:
- a CDS encoding Bifunctional polynucleotide phosphatase/kinase, which codes for MDTSILLVTARCRRLGVCFAVRSSLMAPKLSFKRVASTDRDISPPPSKRKLPATTTNSAVANFFKPASEKTPEKITFHVLHDTLLVGRYENASTTPRPKPVKVAAFDFDDTLIKTKSGNVFAKGADDWQWWHSSIPAKLKQLNADGYAVVVVSNQSGISLKSDKLSEKKSLSNFKGKVRAVFNILQLPITVYAATEKDLFRKPRSGMWEQMLKDYGLNDPADIERDSCIFVGDAAGREGDKAAKVRKDHSCSDRDLAANVGIPFQTPEEYWLGEDPKPYVRSFDPKPYVEAKLDTHTDVDPIVFTKKHDVELVIFCGSPGAGKSSFFWRHMEPLGYKRVNQDILKTREKCMKVATQLIEDKKAVAVDNTNADVETRSAWVGLAAKLKVPIRLVHFTANVKLCEHNDTVRALSDGLMNPEKRVMLPRMAFTGFASRYREPKLEEGFQDITKVDFVFRGTDEEKALWSKYWIN